A segment of the Desulfofundulus kuznetsovii DSM 6115 genome:
GGCGGTGGTCTTTTTATCCGGTCAGCGGGGTTCGGGAGGGACTCCTGGCAATGGGACGAAGAAAGGGCGATCCGCACCGGGAAAGCACGGCAGGTGCGCGCACTTTTTGTCAGCAAACCTTGCACCTTGAGTTTTGGAGGAGGTACTGGGTGAATGTTTTAAAAAGTAACGGGTAAGTTACAAATTGCAACCTTTTTTCAGGTGGCCTGCAATAAAGGATGTTTGTCGGTGTTCACGCTTTTTAACCTATTCATAAAAATTTGAATAAAGTGGCATGGTTTTTGCTGTCCGAAATACAGAAAATTACGTCTTGAACTCGACAGTAGTGTGGTTTATTTGGTAAAGGCGCCACCTCGTGCTGTGCAAGCGAGAGAGGGCACCCCGGTGAGGAGGCGTGTTATTCACTTTTGGATTGGGGCTATTTTGTCCTCTCTGTTGGGCGAAACAAATATTTTAAGTGAGGTGAATGGTGGAGTAGATTACGGCGGTACGGCAATGGTATTAAATGCGGCAGGAGCCCTGTTGGAAGAATTGCAAGGGTTGTTACCTGCTTGAAGGATAGGAGGTTAAAAATATGGCGGAATTTGTATATGACATAAGAGATCTGAAATTCATTATTAAGGAATGGCTTAATATGGAAGAAATATTTAACCTGGAAAAATTCAAGGATAATTATGGAATGGATGATATCGATTTAATTTTGGATGAAGCATATAAAATTGCCAGGGAGGTTATATTTCCCATCAATAAAGAGGGGGATCGGATAGGCGTCAAATTTGAGAATGGCCGGGCAAAGCTTCCACCGGGCTATGTAGAAGCATATAAATTCTTGCAAGAGAACGGGTGGGGTTCAGCCAATGAATCGTTAGCCTCGGAAACCGCTATGCCGCTGACCCTGTACAGGGCTTATAACGAGATGTTTATAGCCGCCAGCCCGGCATTAATGTCATACGTTAAATTGACCACCGGTGCGGCCAACCTTATTTACCGGTTCGGTACAGATAAAGACCGCAAGTTGTTTCTTGAAAACATGCTTAGCGGAAAATGGAGCGGCACCATGTGCTTGACCGAGCCCAACGCCGGCTCGGATGTAGGTGACGCTACTACGAGGGCTTATCCTACCGATGACCCCAGGATTTACAAAATCAAAGGCACCAAGATGTTTATTACCGGTGGTGAAGTGGATTTAGGCGAAAATATAATTCACATGGTACTGGCCCGTCCTGAAGGCGGTGCGCCGGGTTCCAAGGGGCTGGGACTGTACATAGTGCCTAAGATATGGGTGAACGATGACGGCAGCCTCGGGGAGCCCAATGATGTTACCTGCATCGCTATTGAAAGCAAGATGGGGCTTAAAGCATCCGCTACGGCCATGTTGAGTTTTGGTGAAAATGATAATTGCCGTGGGATTTTAGTGGGTGATCCTCCGGATAGTGAGGGCAGGTCAAAAGGACTGGCCATGATGTTCCATATGATGAACGAATCGCGTATAGGAACAGGCCATAACGCCCTGGCCCAGATGGCCGCGGCTTATTACTTCGCTTCTCGCTATGCCGCCGAGCGCATCCAGGGACGCCCCTTCACCAACCCCAAGGCAGAGCGGGTGCCGATTATCAAGCACGCAGATGTGAGAAGAATGCTCATGGAAATGAAGGCTCAGGTTGAAGCAATCAGAGCCATGGTCTTCAGAGGTTTTTATTACCTCGATATTGCCGAATACAGCAAAGACAGGGAAAAGGCGGCCCGCTACCGCGGATTTGCGGACATTTTAACGCCGCTCATTAAAACCTACGCCAGTGAAACCGCCTGGCAGATGGTCGCGCTGGCCATCCAGGTGCATGGCGGTGTTGGTTACACAGAAGAATACCCCGTTTCGCAGTATGCGCGCGATGTCAAAATACTTTCTATTTGGGAAGGAACATCATTTATTCAGGCCATGGATTTGGTCGGTCGCAAGATGAGGATGAAAGACGGCTTGCCTTTTGCCAGCTGGCTGGATGAACGAAAAGAGTTTATTGAACAAAATAAAGATGCAGACGGCTTTGTCGCAGAAATGAGAAAATTAGAAAAAGCTTATCAATGTGTGGCTGAGATTAAGGACATATACGCTTCTTACTATGCAAATATAGCCGAGAAAGGCGAACTAATTCCGCTCTATGCGCTCCGCGTACTTACCTGCTGTGCCCAGTTGTTTGCCGCGGAATCTTTAATGGATCAGGCGCTGGTGGCCAGACGGAAAATTGAAGAATTGGGTGTTAATCACCATGACTACACCTACTATGCCGGTAAAATAACCACCGCCAAATATTTTATCAATAACATTTTGCCCAATGTTTACATGCTGGCCGACCAGATTAAAGAGGCGGATAAGTCTGCCCTGGAATGTCCGGAAGAAGCCCTGGTAATCGGCTAATTGATTGAATAGCCGGCCCACACCCTAAAGAAGGGGGTTGTTACAGAAAATGAGAGAAGTGTACCTGGTTGAAGGTGTCCGAACGGCAATAGCGAAGGCGGGAAAAAAGTCCTGGTTTGCCAATATCAGGGCAGATGATCTGGCTGCCCTGGTAATTAACGGATTGTTGGAACGAGCAGGTATTACCGGGAAAAAGAGGGAACAAGTGGACGATGTTTTTTTGGGTGGCACCACGCTGTTGAAGGAAATGGGCAGCAATATTGGCCGCTACGCAACCATTATGGCCGGTATGCCCTATAGTGTTCCCGGTTGTACGGTTGACCGTATGTGTGCATCCGGGTTACAGACCATATCCTTTGCTATTGCCACCATAGCTATGGGATGGGCTGATTTGATTATAGCCGGTGGCGTTCAGCACATGACTCACGTTCCCATGGGGACCTGTTCCGACCACAATCCCAGGTTGGGCGAATTCTGTGACCCGAACATGGTTTCAATGGGGTATACAGCTGAAATGGTTGCCCGCAGGTTTAATATCAGCAGGGAGAAGCAGGACCAGTTTGCCTACGAAAGCCATATGAAGGCACATAGGGCAACTGTTGAAGGCTTGTTTAAAGAAGAAATTCTACCTGTGGAAGCAGAGGTTCCTGCGGATGACGGTGGCACCAGAAAAATGGTGGTTGACCGTGACCAGGGAATCAGGCCGGATACTTCTTTGGAAGCGCTGGCCAAATTGAAACCGGTATTTATGCAAGATGAAAAAGCTACGGTAACTGCCGGTAATTCCAGCCAGATCAGCGATGCTGCCGCCGCTGTTTTAGTAGCCAGCAAGGAAAAGATCAAGGAACTGGGCCTTAAACCCAAAATGAAGCTGGTGGCATATGCAGTTGTGGGTGTGGATCCCGCTATCATGGGTATCGGCCCGGCTGTGGCTATTCCCAAGGCTTTAAAACAGGCCGGGATGACTATAGAACAAATCGACCTGTGGGAGATAAATGAGGCCTTTGCCTCACAGGCTGTTTATTGTACAGAGAAGCTGGGCATCAGAAACCACCCGTTACTCAACCCCCGGGGCAGCGGTATAGCCCTGGGGCATCCCCTGGGCTGTACGGGTGCCCGTATAGCGACTACTCTAATGCACGAAATGCCGTACTACGGTGCAAAATTTGCGGTGGAAAGCATGTGTGTGGGCCATGGGCAGGGGGCTGCGGCGATTTGGGAATGGGTTGGCTAAAAGTAAGTTTGGGGAACCTGGAACAACCGGGTAATTAAGGGGGCTTTATAGTTATGAACAGCTATCAAGAAGAATATAAGCGCAAGCTTGTAACTGCTGATGAAGCTGTAAAGGTGGTTAAATCCGGTGATTGGGTTGCTTACAGCCATTTTGCCATGACCCCGCGGGTACTGGATAAGGCGCTGGCCGCAAGAAAAAATGAATTATTCGATGTCAAAGTAAGGGGTGTTTGCTCTGTACATCCGCTGCAGGTAGCCCTCGCTGATCCGGAACAGCAACACTTTATTTACAATAGTGGCTTTTTTAGCGGTGTTGAAAGGAAATTGCAAGATGAGGGTATGGCATTTCATATCCCCGGACTGTATGTCGAATCGCCAACCAATATTCGAAGTGGGCAGAACGCGCCCGACGTAGCCATGATAGTTACCACCCCTATGGACGAAAGAGGCTTTTTTAACTTCAGTGTATCCTGCTCGTATGAACGGGCGCTATGTGAAATGGCCAGAACAGTGATCGTAGAAGTAAACGAAAAAGCCCCTCGCTGTTTGGGTGGTTTTCAAGAAAGCATTCATATCTCTGAAGTGGATTACATTGTCGAAGGTAATAACGAGCCTTTAATAGAAATACCCACGCATCAGCCTACCGAAGTGGATAAAAAGATAGCCGCGCTGATTGTGGAGGAAATTGAGGACGGGGCCTGCCTGCAGCTGGGTATCGGCGGTTTACCAAACACCATAGGTAAAATGCTGGCAGAATCTGATCTAAAGGATTTGGGTGTACACAGTGAAATGTTATGCAACGCTTTTGTGGAATTGTATGAAGCGGGAAAAATTACCGGTGCCAGAAAAACAATAGACCGATTTAAAATGGTATACACTTTTGCTTTGGGTGATGCCAGGCTCTATGAGTTTGTTCACAATAATCCCGCGTGCGCGATTTACCCGGTGGATTATACCAACAATGTAAATGTGATCGCCCAAAATGATAGGCAAATTGCCATTAATAATGCCATAGAAATAGATTTGTATGGACAGGTATGCTCGGAATCCGTGGGGACCCGGCAGATTTCCGGGACCGGCGGGCAATTTGACTTTACTTATGGAGCTTTTCGCTCCAGAGGGGGTAAAGCCTTTATCTGCCTGAGCTCAACCAAAAAGGTAAAAGACAGGACTGTTTCAAGGATTGTTCCCATGATTACGCCCGGCGGGATAGTGACCGTACCCAGAACGGTGGTGCAATATGTAGTAACGGAATATGGCAAGGTTAACTTAAAGGGTAAAACAACCTGGCAGCGGGCAGAAATGCTAATTAGTATCGCCCATCCCGATTTCAGAGAAGAGCTGATCAAACAAGCTGAAAAAATGAAGATCTGGACCAGAACCAATAAAAGATTGAGTTAGTTGGCTAAATTAATAACTGAAGGAGTGAATGATATGGGAATTATTGACGTTAAATCGATCTGTGTTGTCGGAGCGGGTAACATGGGGCACCAAATAGCTCTCTGCGCAGCTATTGCGGGTTTTAAGGTAACGTGCACAGATATTAACCAGGAAGTTTTGCAAAAGGCAGAAAAGTTTGCCGATACCTATTTACCTGAGCGGGTGGCCAAAGGGAAACTTTCAGAAGACGATGCCACGGCCGCCCGGGCCAGGCTCTCCTTCACCGGTGATTTGACCGAAGCAGCAAAGGATGCGGATCTGGTGATAGAAGCAGTGCTCGAAAAGTTGGATCTCAAACGCCAAATCTTTGCGCAATTGGATAAGATCTGTCCGGCCCATACGATACTGGCTACCAACAGTTCCTATATTGTCAGTTCTAAAATTGCCGACGTTACCGGCCGGCCTGAAAAAGTGTGTAACATGCACTTCTTTAATCCAGCGCTGGTAATGAAGCTGGTTGAAGTAGTAAAAGGGCCGCATGTGTCGGACGAAACCGCTCAAACCGTCATGGAAGTATGCAGGAAAATGGGTAAAACACCTGTTCTTTTGAAAAAAGAGATTTATGGATTTTTAGTAAACCGCATTGTATCCGCAATTAAAAATGAAGCGCTTTATCTGTACGACATGGGTATTGCTTCTTACGAAGACATTGATACTGCAGTAGTCCTTGCTCTTGGTCACCCCATGGGGCCGTTTAGACTTTTGGATCTCACCGGCATCGACCTGACATATTACATCAGCATGGAGCGTTACCAGGAGACCGGCGATCCCAGGTACAAGCCATCACCGATAATTGTAGAGAAATTTTTGAAGAAAGAATGGGGACGTAAAACCGGTAAAGGCTTTTATGATTACACCAAGTAAATAATCTTTCCTTAATTTTGTACTAAGCCGGGGAGAGACGGCCAAAAACCGTTCTTCCCGGCCGGCAAAATAAATATTTGGAACGTGCTATAACTTCAATTTTACGTTATTTCTGGAGCGCAAATTCCTGATAAAAATTACTGACAAAATTGGTGCATTACTATCTATGATGTAAACGCGGGGAGGCTTTTCAAATTTGAAAGAGGATGTTTATATTATCAGCGCGGTTCGCACGGCTATAGGCCGTTATGGTGGCAGCCTTCGCACGGTCACTTCCGGTGAACTGGGAGCCATTGTTATTAAAGAGAGCTTGCAAAGGGCCGGCATATTACCCGAACAAGTGGATGAGGTGATCATGGGGGAGGTCCGCCAGAGCACCGAATCGGCCAACATGGCCCGGGTTGCTTCGCTAAGGGCCGGGTTGCCTGAAGAAGTGCCCGCGTTCACTGTAAATCGACTTTGCGCCTCTGGTATGGAGGCGATGTACAGCGGTTATCTTCGGATAGCGGCGGGGGAAGCCGATGTTATCATCGTGGGCGGAGCGGAAAATATGAGCAGGGCGCCTTACTATTTGCGCAATGCCAGATGGGGTGACGGCCCGGTGCAGTTGATAGACTCCAACCTTGAGGGGGGTCCCGGTGCACAGCCCAATGAAATTTACGGCTCGGACCTCAGCATGGGTATGACCGCAGAAAATGTGGCGGAGAAGTTTAATGTTTCCCGGGAAGATCAGGATAAATTTGCCACCCGCAGTCACCGGTTAACCAGCAGGGCAATTAATGAAGGTAAATTTAAAGAAGAAATAGTTCCCGTTGAAGTTAAAACCAGGAAAAAAACATTCATATTCGATACGGATGAGCATGTTCGTCCGGAAACAACGGAGGAGATTTTGGCCAAATTACAACCGGCCTTCAAGCCGGGCGGATCGGTTACGGCGGGGAATTCCTGCGGCAGAAACGACGGGGCTGCAGCCATGGTGCTGGCATCGGGCCGCGCGGTACAGGAACTTGGCTTGACTCCTATGGGTAAAATATTGGGCTTTAGCGTGGCGGGCGTTTCCCCCCGGTACATGGGCATCGGCCCTGTTCCCGCTGTGCGGAAGCTGCTGGGCAAATTGAATTTGAAGTTAAGTGATATTGATTTAATTGAATTAAATGAAGCTTTTGCCGCCCAAGCCCTGGCATGTATAAGAGAACTCGGTCTGGATCTGGACCGTGTTAACGTCAACGGCAGCGGCATTGCCATGGGGCACCCGCTGGGGGCGACGGGTTGCCGCATTGCCGTAACTTTGCTTTATGAGATGAAGCGGCGCAATGCGCGTCTCGGTATGGCCACCCTTTGCGTGGGCGGCGGTCAGGGTATGGCTGTAGTAATAGAAAACGTTTGAAAATAGTTCTTGGAAGGTGAATTTTATGGAATACAAAAACATTTTACTGGAAAAAGACGGGCATATTGCACTGCTTACCATAAACCGGCCGGAAGTACGCAACGCCCTGGACCCGCAAACCTGGGCCGAAATTCGGAGCGCTATCCGGGAATGCAAATTTGATAAAGATGTGCGTGTGGTTATTATAACCGGGGCGGGCGGTAAGGCGTTTGCTTCCGGGGCTGATATCAGGTCTCTTAGAGAACGTGAAACTTTAGAAGTTTTAAAAAGTGAGGCGCAGGAATCACTAAATGATATTGAAAACCTGGATAAGCCTGTGATTGCGGCAATAGACGGCTTTGCCCTGGGCGGCGGGTGCGAGCTGGCCATGGCCTGTGATATTAGAATTGCCACCAGCCGCTCCAAATTGGGCCAGCCCGAAGTCAACCTGGGTATTATACCCGGTGCCGGGGGAACACAGAGGTTGCAGAGACTTGTGGGCATGGGCAAGGCCAAAGAGTTAATCTTTACGGGTGATATCATCAGCGCCCAGGAGGCCAAAGAAATCGGGCTGGTAAATAAAGTGGTCGAGCAGCCGGAAGATTTAATGCCCGCGGCTAAAGAAATGGCTCAAAAGATCATTGCCAAAGCACCGGTCGCCGTTGGCCTGGCCAAGCTGGCTATTAATGTAGGTGCAAATACCGATATCAACTCGGGACTTCTATTTGAAAAGTTTGCTCAAACCATAGCTTTTTCCACTGAAGACCGCATAGAGGGGACCACGGCCTTTCTTGAAAAACGTAAAGCGGTATTCAAGGGTAAATAAAAGCCGGTTTTATCCTTTGGCCGCCAAACATAAAATGCCAAAAATAAAAAATGGGGGACTAAGTATGGATTTCAGTATTCCAGATGAAATCAGAGATATGAAACGCACATTAAGGAATTTTGTAGATAACGAGGTTGAGAAATATAGCCAACAAATCGAAGAAGAGGACAAAATTCCTCAGTACTTGATCGATAAAGCAAAGGAAATGGGCCTGTTTGGCATGAGTATTCCCGAGGAATACGGCGGCCTGGGTCTTAGTATGGTGGAAAGATGCCTTTTGCTGGAAGAGCTTGGCCGGGCCAATATGAGTTTTACTACTTACATCGGGGCACATACGGGAATTGGCACCACCGGCATAGTTGAGCTGGGAAGTGAAGAAATAAAGCAAAAGTACCTGCCTGCCATGGCCAGCGGCGAAAAATTGGGAGCCTTTGCCTTAACGGAACCTGATGCCGGGTCTGATGCCACCAACATAAAGACCACCGCCGTCTTAAAGGGTGACAAATGGATTTTAAACGGCAGGAAACATTTCATTACCAACGCACCCGAGGCGGATATTTTTACCGTTATTGCCGTAACGGATCGGGAAAAAGGGGCCCGGGGCGGATTTACCGCCTTTGTGGTGGAAAAGGATTTTCCCGGCTTCTCCATTGGCACCATTGAAAAGAAAATGGGTCTCAGGGGGTCCCACACGGCGGAAGTAATTTTTGAAGACTGCGAGGTTCCAGTTGAAAACGTATTGGGAGAAGTGGGCCGCGGCTACGCCAGTGCTTTAAAGATACTGAGCAAAGGCCGGGTGGCCCTGGCCGCTCGTTGTGTAGGGGCCTGTGACAAGCTGGTGGAACTTTCGGCCAGGTATGCCCAGCAGAGGATCCAGTTTGGAAAACCCATTGCCAGTTTCCAGGCCATTCAGTGGATGCTGGCGGAAATGGCTACCGACACTGAGGCCGCCCGGGCTTTAACCTACCGGGTAGCATGGATGGTGGATCAGGGACTGCCCGTAATCAAGGAAGGGCCGATGGTAAAATTATTTGCCTCTGAGGCTTTGGGTAGGGTGGTTGACAAAGCGGTTCAGATCCACGGGGGCATGGGATACATGAAAGACTTCCCGGTGGAACGGTTTTACCGGGATGCCAGGATTACCCGTATATATGAAGGAACCAACGAAATACAGCGGATGATTATTGCCAACAGGTTGCTTAAGGAATTTGAAATTTAAGCTGCTGGAGAAAGAAGGTGTCGTTGAATTGGAAGGCGTAGCCATCATCGGTGCCGGGCAGACCCGTTACGGGGACTTCCCAACCAAGGGAGTAAAGGAACTTTTTGCCGAAGCATATTTGGAAATGCTGCAAAGCGTTGATCAAGGCCTGGATCCGCAAATGATTCAGGCCGCTTACATCGGCTGTCTCAGTGCCGGCAGCGGGTTTCAGCTGGGCCAGCTGGCCCCGCTGCTCATGGGACATGTAGGTTTACCCCATGTAAATGCGGTTCGGATTGAAAA
Coding sequences within it:
- a CDS encoding acyl-CoA dehydrogenase, which translates into the protein MAEFVYDIRDLKFIIKEWLNMEEIFNLEKFKDNYGMDDIDLILDEAYKIAREVIFPINKEGDRIGVKFENGRAKLPPGYVEAYKFLQENGWGSANESLASETAMPLTLYRAYNEMFIAASPALMSYVKLTTGAANLIYRFGTDKDRKLFLENMLSGKWSGTMCLTEPNAGSDVGDATTRAYPTDDPRIYKIKGTKMFITGGEVDLGENIIHMVLARPEGGAPGSKGLGLYIVPKIWVNDDGSLGEPNDVTCIAIESKMGLKASATAMLSFGENDNCRGILVGDPPDSEGRSKGLAMMFHMMNESRIGTGHNALAQMAAAYYFASRYAAERIQGRPFTNPKAERVPIIKHADVRRMLMEMKAQVEAIRAMVFRGFYYLDIAEYSKDREKAARYRGFADILTPLIKTYASETAWQMVALAIQVHGGVGYTEEYPVSQYARDVKILSIWEGTSFIQAMDLVGRKMRMKDGLPFASWLDERKEFIEQNKDADGFVAEMRKLEKAYQCVAEIKDIYASYYANIAEKGELIPLYALRVLTCCAQLFAAESLMDQALVARRKIEELGVNHHDYTYYAGKITTAKYFINNILPNVYMLADQIKEADKSALECPEEALVIG
- a CDS encoding acetyl-CoA hydrolase/transferase family protein → MNSYQEEYKRKLVTADEAVKVVKSGDWVAYSHFAMTPRVLDKALAARKNELFDVKVRGVCSVHPLQVALADPEQQHFIYNSGFFSGVERKLQDEGMAFHIPGLYVESPTNIRSGQNAPDVAMIVTTPMDERGFFNFSVSCSYERALCEMARTVIVEVNEKAPRCLGGFQESIHISEVDYIVEGNNEPLIEIPTHQPTEVDKKIAALIVEEIEDGACLQLGIGGLPNTIGKMLAESDLKDLGVHSEMLCNAFVELYEAGKITGARKTIDRFKMVYTFALGDARLYEFVHNNPACAIYPVDYTNNVNVIAQNDRQIAINNAIEIDLYGQVCSESVGTRQISGTGGQFDFTYGAFRSRGGKAFICLSSTKKVKDRTVSRIVPMITPGGIVTVPRTVVQYVVTEYGKVNLKGKTTWQRAEMLISIAHPDFREELIKQAEKMKIWTRTNKRLS
- a CDS encoding thiolase family protein, with the translated sequence MREVYLVEGVRTAIAKAGKKSWFANIRADDLAALVINGLLERAGITGKKREQVDDVFLGGTTLLKEMGSNIGRYATIMAGMPYSVPGCTVDRMCASGLQTISFAIATIAMGWADLIIAGGVQHMTHVPMGTCSDHNPRLGEFCDPNMVSMGYTAEMVARRFNISREKQDQFAYESHMKAHRATVEGLFKEEILPVEAEVPADDGGTRKMVVDRDQGIRPDTSLEALAKLKPVFMQDEKATVTAGNSSQISDAAAAVLVASKEKIKELGLKPKMKLVAYAVVGVDPAIMGIGPAVAIPKALKQAGMTIEQIDLWEINEAFASQAVYCTEKLGIRNHPLLNPRGSGIALGHPLGCTGARIATTLMHEMPYYGAKFAVESMCVGHGQGAAAIWEWVG
- a CDS encoding 3-hydroxyacyl-CoA dehydrogenase family protein; the encoded protein is MGIIDVKSICVVGAGNMGHQIALCAAIAGFKVTCTDINQEVLQKAEKFADTYLPERVAKGKLSEDDATAARARLSFTGDLTEAAKDADLVIEAVLEKLDLKRQIFAQLDKICPAHTILATNSSYIVSSKIADVTGRPEKVCNMHFFNPALVMKLVEVVKGPHVSDETAQTVMEVCRKMGKTPVLLKKEIYGFLVNRIVSAIKNEALYLYDMGIASYEDIDTAVVLALGHPMGPFRLLDLTGIDLTYYISMERYQETGDPRYKPSPIIVEKFLKKEWGRKTGKGFYDYTK
- a CDS encoding thiolase family protein produces the protein MKEDVYIISAVRTAIGRYGGSLRTVTSGELGAIVIKESLQRAGILPEQVDEVIMGEVRQSTESANMARVASLRAGLPEEVPAFTVNRLCASGMEAMYSGYLRIAAGEADVIIVGGAENMSRAPYYLRNARWGDGPVQLIDSNLEGGPGAQPNEIYGSDLSMGMTAENVAEKFNVSREDQDKFATRSHRLTSRAINEGKFKEEIVPVEVKTRKKTFIFDTDEHVRPETTEEILAKLQPAFKPGGSVTAGNSCGRNDGAAAMVLASGRAVQELGLTPMGKILGFSVAGVSPRYMGIGPVPAVRKLLGKLNLKLSDIDLIELNEAFAAQALACIRELGLDLDRVNVNGSGIAMGHPLGATGCRIAVTLLYEMKRRNARLGMATLCVGGGQGMAVVIENV
- a CDS encoding acyl-CoA dehydrogenase family protein, producing MDFSIPDEIRDMKRTLRNFVDNEVEKYSQQIEEEDKIPQYLIDKAKEMGLFGMSIPEEYGGLGLSMVERCLLLEELGRANMSFTTYIGAHTGIGTTGIVELGSEEIKQKYLPAMASGEKLGAFALTEPDAGSDATNIKTTAVLKGDKWILNGRKHFITNAPEADIFTVIAVTDREKGARGGFTAFVVEKDFPGFSIGTIEKKMGLRGSHTAEVIFEDCEVPVENVLGEVGRGYASALKILSKGRVALAARCVGACDKLVELSARYAQQRIQFGKPIASFQAIQWMLAEMATDTEAARALTYRVAWMVDQGLPVIKEGPMVKLFASEALGRVVDKAVQIHGGMGYMKDFPVERFYRDARITRIYEGTNEIQRMIIANRLLKEFEI
- a CDS encoding enoyl-CoA hydratase-related protein; this encodes MEYKNILLEKDGHIALLTINRPEVRNALDPQTWAEIRSAIRECKFDKDVRVVIITGAGGKAFASGADIRSLRERETLEVLKSEAQESLNDIENLDKPVIAAIDGFALGGGCELAMACDIRIATSRSKLGQPEVNLGIIPGAGGTQRLQRLVGMGKAKELIFTGDIISAQEAKEIGLVNKVVEQPEDLMPAAKEMAQKIIAKAPVAVGLAKLAINVGANTDINSGLLFEKFAQTIAFSTEDRIEGTTAFLEKRKAVFKGK